Genomic window (Nicotiana sylvestris chromosome 7, ASM39365v2, whole genome shotgun sequence):
atatcggaaaaggtcacctaagcaaagatcttcaattgggataaggctgtttgagctgcaaatacaaatggtactggtgtgaaacaatcagagttggtgcagaacaaaagtcttttgagactgactcaagctgattgagcagaagccaagctgcccaagactcaaggccacaaaccgactaccattttcaaaactgacaattttttctttgtatgaaacaggaacaaagcggtgcaaggaaagtgattcaaaaagaggaaaaaaatgaaaaaagaaaaaaaaacaaaaaaagagaagaaaaagaaaagacgaggagtcgacaaagggaagtttctcaaatctttacatttatttgtcttgctattgtgcataaaatcttgccattgatcttcacatttttcctcctaggataaaaagtcctagtatgatggattttcctcccaatataaatcttagcctgatgaatctttctcctaagatagaaaacctagtctgatgaattttctcctaggatataaatcttagtcttatgaatctttctcctaagataacaaaaaaggaaacctagtctgatgaactttctcctaggatcgaaatcttagtctgatgaatttttctcctaagatagaaaacctagtctgatgaactttctcctaggatcacgatcttagtctgatgaatttttctcctaagatagaggacctagtttgatgaactttctcctaggatcaaaatcttagtctgatgaatttttctcctaagatagaaaaactagtctgatgaactttctcctaggatcacgatcttagtctgatgaatttttctcctaagatagaggacctagtctgatgaactttctcctaggatcaaaatcttagtctgatgaatttttctcctaagatagaagacctagtctgatgaactttctcttaggatagatatcttagtctgatgaatcattctcctaagataccaaaaaaaaaaaaaaagacctatgtctgataaactttctcctaggatcaaaattttagtctgatgaatctttctcctaagataccaaaaaagagacatagtctgatgaattttctcctaggatcaaaatcttagtctgatgaatctttctcctaagataccaaaaaagaagtagaaaagagacctagtctgatgaactttgtcctaggatcaaaatcttagtctgatgaatctttctcctaagatagaaaacctagtccgatgaattttctcctgggataataatttttaaaaaaaaaggaagtctgaatttgaaagaagagggtcaatttttagttatcaatgtctagttttcttgaaatcagctggcccgcctagagaatagggtcagtctttactttagtcaagcttagtttatagttttcctagtctattctttagtttactctcatcatctcatcaatagtacaagtggtttacaatttctCTAACAACTCataaatcttcctagtgcaaactggggcagaaaaaaaaattcttttgttttgtctgttttgttgtaatcaggcgcccacctagagaacaatggaagactactcaagtttcaagggaaagcagtttcgaaggacgATAACTCGAGTTTCatgggaaagcagtttcgaaggaagacagttcaagtttcaaaggaaaatgattcaaggtgcaagggaaaacagtgtcaagtaacaagagaagacggttcaagttcagcaatcaggcgcccacctggaaaataagagaattcaattcagaatgcaattcaggtcagcaacaaaagaagctcgcatcAAGAATGTGAGTCTgcagtccaagatgatcaacataagttagtcacaatccagaataaaaagaaaaaaacaaaaagaaagacaagaagtgaatccaaatgcagaagttaatgaaagatgtaaGATGCTCAAGATAGGTTGAGGTCACAAGCTCTACATGTCCCGTTTTggtctgaaaagctgaagaagaacgaactagtacctgcaactagcaagcgtcaaggttcaaatctaaagtctgcatgaagaaccactcaagactcgagatcaagcttcagaagacttatagataggaatcttgtaactcgtagttgataggcttagctagtcttttttatgttttgattttGGATGTAACATCAAGACCGCGGAcaggaacctcggcggaacggcacctcgaccggctctccacgccggcatactccatcatctcactcacctccgaactacacgtggcctgattcctttatagccaaggatatgtaggcaactcagataccagggctcgatcacattcccctctttcttagttttagtctctccaaataagggtcgggtcaaaaatctttctagtcattctttgtctgaaaatacttcgtctttccagtcaaagaggggcagctgtagacatgtaatttttgaccctccccaatatttttcttattttagcacgtaaatatttaatttaggcctaatatagctatttcaactcatttttactcttttaccttattttattacaagaaaaatgaaaattacaaaaaaaaatattttagtatgtatctttcataaatttttaaaaaatatacaaaaaatagtaccttatttttatctttatataattttgaaaatacaaaaaaatatataatagtttcatgttagcttttgcattgtgtagtatgtattttatcttattttaaaataagTCAATTAAGGTGATGgatcacaattttaagagttttagagctcaattcttggcccaattcggattagtccattaagcctagggacccttctagactcttctttggaacaaaaataaataaaaaataccctaaggacttaacacaaaaagacctagggactaattggaAAATTACACAAAAAATAACCTAGACTACACAGAAAAAAGAACGCAAGGACTTTCTGCAAAGAAGGGAGCAGCGCAGCTTTTCACAAAAATGGACCCCCctgaatcttcttcttcttcgacccTATCCCGTTACCCCTGAACTTCCAGCCATTTCTGACCAAACGACCCTTCCCCATCTCTTCAGGCTGAACTCCAAACAAACCCGTCGTCAATACCCAAAAAACCCTCCCTAGCGTTCTGCCTCTTCAACCAAAACAAGCCCCTGTTCTACATCTTCTAACCTAGCCGCACCACCATAACGCCGACCCTCCATCAGCCGTTTCCATCactttgaaaaaaaaactccAAAATTACTCCCAACACCCTAAAGACCTAAGACCttgaaagaacaaaaaaaaaaaaaaccgcaGCTAGCCTTTGGATTTGGAAAATAAACTCAACAATTTAGGATTCTTACACAAGAGTAGAAAAGGTCACGAGAAGAAGAGAGGGGAATGGAATTGTTTCAGTAACAAATGagatttccttttcttctttacggtttgaagtttgatttttcaATATGGAGTATGACTGAGGTGTTGCTGAGGTGAGTCCGAGTTCGGTTCGGCAAAATCAATCCGTCCGCGGTCCCGCTTCGAATTCGTCAACTCTGTTTAGTTTCTGCTCGGAAGTCCATATACATTTTAAAGGCTTTCAAGGAAATCCGATTCCTCTACTCTAAGGTATTGAATCAGGACTACAAGTTTTGGATCTATTCAAATGTTGATTCCATTTGTTCTGTGGTAAACTTTAAATCAGTGCATTAATGTGTTTGATGTTCTTCATGTTTATTTTTGTTTGGCTTAAGTTATGATTAAATGGTTCTATTCTAGAATAATGAATTAAATAGGTTTAGCCTACAACAGTGTCAGTGCTTGGgttatttgattctttttttgtCAATAGTGGGTGCAATAAAAACTGAACAAAGCCCATTGCTAAAGATGTTGCTCGTTCTTGTATAAACCAAATGTGGTTATTTTATTTGTTTAGTATTTCTTGGTTTTAAAAGAATGACCTGACAAGTTGTAAATTTGGGCTTTGGATTTGAGTGTCGGTTCATATTAAAAAGGATATTGGATTGATCATATCGGCATGAACCCATTTAGTTGTGTTAGCTTGGAATTGAAAGGAATCGAGGTGTGCTGTGCCAAATAAATCTCAAAAtacatggccctcacttaattaatattttttatccttagaattcgaggcgtgctatttagttgaattttcatggccctcgtaaAGTTGGAAAAGTgtagttactttaggcgcgttatttaataattaatttcttaaactcgggtgtgcatttcatgtgacccaaatccaaatcccaacaacgttaaataaaatgtgtcacggaccgcgggtgcatttcatgtggtatGGTCCAAAGACTTGTTTTgtatgacgttgaaatcttcctaaaaatgaattaAAAGCGGCTCAAAGTAAAAGGCACataggttaaaaattgttttaaaatcagataattaggccaataataacagttgagcgatcgtgctagaaccacggaacccgggaatgcctaacaccttctcccgggttaacagaattccttacccgaacttctggttcgcggactgtaatatagagtcaatcttttcctcgactcgggattttaaactggtgacttgggacaccataaatctcccaagtggtgactttgaattttaataaataatcccgtttcgattgtcacttaaattgggaaaaactctcttatatacccTCTTCCGGGGTATAGGTAAAAAGTAGGTGTGACAGCGGTAACTGGAGTAGCAACCATGACTTGTGAAGTCTGTGGACTAGGTGTAATTCGAGAAGCCTGAGTagtttgtggaggtgcacccttCCTAAGTCTGGGGAAGTCCCTCACCATATGTCTAGTGTtgccacactcaaaataagctttCGGTGGGTGTGGCTGTTGAAGCTGACTCAGGTCTGGTTGGCTAGACTGACCGCTAAAGGCACCCCATGCAAGAGGTGCACTGGATAATGGCTAAGCAAAATGGGCAACCTGAGACCTCGTAATAGTCGGAGTACCACTAGAAGCTAGAAGTGCTGAATGAACTGGATGGATCACAAAGCCCCTGCCATGATGGACTTCAGCTGGGCCACGGGCACCACTATATCCTCTAGaatctcgaggcctcttggcgtccctttcctctctctctctcacggCCTCGCATAACCTCCAACATCCGTTCGATCTCTACCAACTGTTGATACGGAGTATCCGTCTCTAACTCTCGAGTCATGCTGAATCTAATACCATAGTTGATCCCCTCGATGAATCTACAGAATTGCTCTCTGACTATAAGGCAGGTACATCTCGAGATAACTAACTAAATCTGATAGCATACTTTGACACTTACATGGTACCAAGGCACAACTACTCAAACTCCGTGCGCCACGCATCCCGAAGGTCTAGGGAATAAACTCTCACAAGAATATCTCTGAAAACTGAGCTCAAGTGTGTGAAGCTGCATCAGCTGGGCTATCCTCCTCGTAAGCCTGCCACCACTGATACGCTTCTCTTAACAACTGGAATTTAGTGAAAGCAACTCCGCTCGTCTCCACAATACCCATGGTGTAGAGAATACAGCGGAATTTCTCTAGAAAACCCTGCGCATCCTCAGTAGCTAGGCCAATGTAAGTAGGAGGATgatacatattgaacctcttaagtttcagctgctcatcctcggatgACATTGCCCTAACCTTTGGTTTAACCGGAACAACCGGCTACACTGTCATAACTCCCAGGACTTGATCAACCTGGACCCACTACTCTGGAGTACGGGCTGCGAGAGTCTGGGATCCTCCCCTTGCCTAAGATGTAGCTGGTGCGAGGGGGATCAATCCCGCCTAAGCTAGAGCACCGAACATGCTCATAAATTGTgatagagtctcctgaagtgcagGGGTGACAACAGGCACCTCCGGTGCCTCTCCCACAGCTGGAGCTACTGATGGCTCCCCAATCACTGCTTGGGCAGGTgatctagctgcaccacgtgcccCTCCTTGGCATTTTCCCTGACCCCAACCTCTCGCGGCTCTAGAATGGGCGTGGGTGTTTGATCGTCGGATCCAGCAGtgcatgtcctcaccatttgtgaaaTAATAGAAAGACAAAGATTCAGATTTCCAAGGCAACCAATTTGCACCATAAGGAATAAAAAaagtggaatttcctaacagttccatagcctctagaagataagtacatatgTCTCTATATCCATTCGCAAGACTCTATGAAACTTGCTTATGActcataacacctatgaacctagagctctgatactaacttgtcacgaccccaatctcccaccttaggatgtcgtgatggcatctagactttaagactaggtaagcctaacatgcaATGGGAAACatcataaataataataaaacttcaaattaaaccaTTTAAACTATCATAATAAAACTCAACAGTACAACTGACAACAACTCCCCAAAACTAGGTGGAATGGAGTTATAAGCTCTACAACAATATACAATAGTCTCGAAATACAATACTATTTTGGAACAAGGTTAAACAGGGGAATATCTAAAAGTAGAAGGTGACTTCGAAGCCTTCGAACGTCAAGCAGGTGTACCTGAAGTCTCCAAAAGTAGCTAATCAATCAATCACTAGTTTTCAATACGGGAAGACGTACTGGATCTACATGAAATATACAGAAGCGTAGTGTGAGTACACTAcaacggtacccaataagtatcaatcCTAACCTCGCAGAGTAGTGATGAGGCCAGGTCAAGATATTTACTAGGAAAAAAGAAGCTGAACAGAGTATATCATAATCTAAATATGGGGAACGAAGAAGTAAATGACAAGTAAACATTTCAATAATGTAGACTAACAAGGAATTTATGCAGTAAAGGCAACTAGGAGTAAACACAGGATGAAACAATAGGAAGACAAATAAGGATAATTACAAGTAAAACAATGAAGAATCAACAAGAACTGTTCAAACAACAAGGATAATTACATGTGGTATCAGAGCATACATTTTCATGTAAACATAAATAATTTAATTCATACCAAGatcttgaacatgataatcttacaTAAAATTGTTACAAAAAACATACATGAATCGTAAGCCATTATCACGAAGCGGAAGCGTTAATTGAAATTGGTTTCTCTCCCCTTACCCTAGCTTTCATTACCGCCGACTTTAGTGATagaagagagaaataaaaaatacaaTAACCCTAATGGGTGGGGAGACGACCAATTTATAGAGACTCTGACTTAATCTGGTATGCCCATCAAATAACCGATCGGACGGATGAGATTTGTCTttcattaaatattaattatgagCTTTAATATATTGGGTCATACACATAATAGAAAAAAATCTAAAATTCTCCCACTTGACCCAATAATCACATAacattaatatttaattatataaatattaattgtGCATAAATAAATCTCTTCTATAATGTCCATCATAAATACCATAATATGTTAAACTACTAAATGTGAGTTATGGCGGTTATACATATTTTGTCTACATACTCCCTTCCACATACTACAACATTAGCAACTCATCGTACCAGGTGCATAAGCTATAAAATATTATGGTCCACAATAATGTCTCATTGAGACTTATCCTgtaatatctcaaaacaataatgTGTACACCATTATGAGAAACATAAAACTATTAATGTATATCAGAAACACATAAATGAGTTCAGAGTGTCAAAACATTATAAATACATCCAAGACCCATTCTATGTACATGTTCTTTAAATATATTTGGTTGTAAACCTTTCGTTAACGGATCTGCAATTATGAGATCAGTTCTAATATGCTCAAGTGACACTTTTTATTTCTGAACTTCCTCTTTGATGGTAAAGTACTTTAATTCCATATGTTTGGCACCTTTGGAGTACTTATCGTTCTTGGAGAAGAATACTATTGCCGAATTATAACAGTAAATTTTCCACGGCTTGGTAATGGTGTCGACAACCCCAGGTCCTGAAATAAAGTTTCGCAACCATAATGCATGAATGGTGGCTTCAAAACATGCCATAAATTTTCTGCTTCCATCATGGATGTAGCAATGACAGACTGTTTGGCACTCTTCCACGATATTGCTCATTCAGCTAATTGGAACAAATAACCAAACGTGGACTTTCTAGTGTCAATACATCCAACGAAATCTGAATCCGAGTATCCAACAACTTCCAAATGCTTGGATCTCTTATACATGAACATGCAATCCTTTATTCCTTTCAGGTACCTCAAGACTTTCTTTGCATCTTTCCAGTGATCAATTCTTGGGTTACTCTGATATCTTCTCAGCATTCCGACTGCAAAACTAATATCCGGTCTTGTGCAAGTCTGAGAAAACATTAGATtaccaacaatagaagagtaagGAATTGATTCAATTTTCTTTCGTTCTACATCATTCTTAAGG
Coding sequences:
- the LOC138873693 gene encoding secreted RxLR effector protein 161-like, which gives rise to MNNYLAGIIPIQKGDKFSLMECLKNDVERKKIESIPYSSIVGNLMFSQTCTRPDISFAVGMLRRYQSNPRIDHWKDAKKVLRYLKGIKDCMFMYKRSKHLEVVGYSDSDFVGCIDTRKSTFGYLFQLAE